The Mercenaria mercenaria strain notata unplaced genomic scaffold, MADL_Memer_1 contig_794, whole genome shotgun sequence genome includes a region encoding these proteins:
- the LOC128554835 gene encoding uncharacterized protein LOC128554835 codes for MFTALTEVKRQTSAKLSTIGNINRLKKAVKKYQLMEKQQLKSINTLNKRIKGKNTELKRLRLKCTYIESCLNKKKNRLEQAKQTIVELEDQLERKQHELNNETITREGIERQMREHEAENDYLRDIINDNVNTYDDDKKVFTPELQQCVYELLNSNVSFQQVSPVIESVLNMVKIKANRLPSKSTVNNMSIQRLFLSQKHIGEKLTPKPNICVLSDETNKFGSKYEGIHATDEDGNYWVLGVREISTKAGKDVLQTLLTILGDIDSVSETADNQASREILKHISSTMSDRASTQIKFNQLLEEFRKEVLKEDLGEQWDTMTNEEQLSISRLCNFFCSLHALVHMAETCSKSLVEYEKNIDAPILDISFKKETESGTVRLIRTTCKSFSKGGDEKNGQFLNFETYAKDFLKENGFRGVPLERFRGNRFNILFRNAAYVYFLKDQLQGYLRIESSNRLLAAVKHDISIPEYLAGCKALGLISELITVPLWCMIEDENVHIIEARTHYEELVQYLENFPQHVQEFMECSYFLSFVNREKIFTSKIAMALFNEWDHDGIVVTILMVLMPALCELCKRLFKDFLPGGTWCDATESVQERTLGVPKHNKFSETIFGHMDRLLREKPNISQLASEANMMFIHNKTIEWLKQKSSLEKEAIVIAARRDVQSLRLKYKQRRDQVEIERKRLLAEKREQAERSEANRIRKKENITDKVQLWGLWQTEEEVDSGLDLLKTKVDKITALKAQLHFRKTVLDQKCSDKTAFKMSKTVDGKNVSLTVDELSQNVKKLVRKAYEIDINENPENQVLVGKKVKHAFEQKDQPDEKVWYIGKVISQVNVVCGLHLDYTKPYCDFKDSFHA; via the coding sequence atgtttactgCATTAACAGAAGTAAAAAGACAGACATCAGCTAAGCTGTCTACTATAGGAAACATAAATAGATTAAAAAAGGCAGTGAAGAAATATCAGTTAATGGAAAAGCAACAGTTAAAATCTATAAATACTTTAAATAAGagaataaaaggaaaaaatacagaATTGAAACGTCTTAGATTGAAATGTACATACATAGAGTCTtgtcttaataaaaaaaagaatcgGCTAGAACAAGCAAAACAGACAATTGTAGAACTTGAAGATCAACTTGAAAGAAAGCAGCATGAATTAAATAATGAAACTATAACGCGTGAAGGTATTGAAAGACAGATGAGGGAACATGAAGCTGAAAATGACTATCTAAGGGATATCATAAATGACAATGTGAATACTTATGATGATGATAAGAAGGTATTCACACCCGAGTTGCAGCAATGTGTGTATGAGCTACTAAATAGTAATGTTTCATTTCAGCAGGTTTCTCCAGTCATAGAAAGTGTCCTGAACATggtaaaaataaaagcaaatagaCTGCCTTCAAAGTCAACTGTCAATAATATGAGTATACAGAGATTATTCCTAAGTCAAAAACATATAGGGGAAAAATTAACACCAAAACctaatatttgtgttttaagtgatgaaacaaataaatttggAAGTAAATATGAAGGGATTCATGCCACTGATGAAGATGGTAATTACTGGGTTCTTGGTGTAAGAGAAATTTCAACAAAGGCCGGTAAGGATGTTCTCCAGACTCTGCTCACAATCCTAGGAGACATTGATTCAGTCTCTGAAACAGCTGACAACCAAGCATCCAGGGAAATACTGAAACATATTTCATCTACAATGTCCGACCGAGCCAGCACACAAATTAAATTTAACCAACTTCTAGAAGAATTTAGGAAAGAAGTATTAAAGGAAGATCTTGGGGAACAGTGGGACACTATGACAAATGAAGAGCAACTGTCAATCAGCAGGCTTTGCAATTTCTTCTGTTCATTACATGCACTTGTCCACATGGCAGAAACATGCTCAAAATCCCTTGTAGAATATGAGAAGAATATTGATGCTCCTATTCTAGACATATCGTTCAAGAAGGAAACCGAGTCTGGTACAGTTAGACTTATACGTACAACGTGCAAATCTTTTTCAAAAGGTGGAGATGAAAAGAATGGACAATTCCTTAACTTTGAAACATATGCTAAAGACTTTCTGAAAGAGAATGGTTTTAGAGGTGTGCCACTTGAAAGATTCAGAGGAAATAGATTCAACATATTGTTTCGGAATGCAGCATATGTGTACTTCCTGAAGGATCAGCTACAGGGGTATCTCAGGATAGAAAGCTCTAATAGATTGCTTGCAGCAGTTAAACATGACATCAGTATACCAGAATATTTAGCTGGGTGCAAAGCTCTTGGATTGATTAGTGAACTTATAACAGTTCCTTTGTGGTGTATGATTGAGGATGAAAATGTACATATAATTGAAGCAAGGACACACTATGAAGAGTTAGTCCAGTACTTGGAAAACTTCCCACAACATGTCCAAGAATTTATGGAATGCAGTTACTTTCTATCATTTGTCAACAGGGAGAAAATCTTTACATCAAAGATTGCCATGGCCTTGTTCAATGAGTGGGATCATGATGGGATAGTGGTGACAATACTGATGGTGCTAATGCCTGCCCTTTGTGAACTTTGTAAAAGGCTTTTTAAAGATTTCCTTCCTGGAGGAACTTGGTGTGATGCAACAGAATCTGTACAAGAAAGAACTCTTGGTGTGCCAAAACACAACAAATTCTCAGAGACAATATTTGGTCATATGGATAGATTGCTCAGAGAAAAACCCAACATATCACAATTGGCCTCAGaagcaaatatgatgtttatCCACAATAAAACCATAGAGTGGCTGAAGCAGAAAAGTAGTTTAGAGAAGGAAGCAATTGTTATTGCAGCTAGGAGAGATGTACAGAGCTTACGGCTGAAGTATAAGCAAAGGAGAGATCAAGTAGAGATCGAGCGAAAGCGCTTGCTTGCAGAAAAGAGAGAACAAGCTGAACGTTCTGAAGCAAATAGAATACGAAAAAAGGAGAACATAACGGATAAAGTTCAATTGTGGGGCTTGTGGCAAACAGAGGAAGAGGTGGATTCAGGCTTGGATTTGCTAAAAACAAAAGTTGACAAAATCACAGCTCTGAAAGCTCAACTGCATTTTAGGAAAACTGTTCTTGatcagaaatgttcagacaaaACTGCTTTCAAAATGTCGAAAACTGTTGATGGTAAAAACGTGTCCTTGACAGTGGATGAAttaagtcaaaatgttaaaaagcttGTGCGGAAAGCATATGAGATAGACATTAATGAAAATCCAGAGAACCAAGTGCTTGTTGGAAAGAAAGTTAAACATGCTTTTGAGCAGAAAGATCAGCCTGATGAAAAAGTATGGTATATTGGAAAAGTCATTTCCCAGGTGAATGTTGTCTGTGGGCTACATTTGGATTACACTAAGCCTTATTGTGATTTTAAAGACTCCTTCCATGcctaa